One Arthrobacter sp. StoSoilB20 DNA segment encodes these proteins:
- a CDS encoding zf-TFIIB domain-containing protein: MDSIDLVMSERSGVEIDYCPQCRGVWLDRGELDKIIDRVAAETGPAAARPAAAPAQPPIAPPPLYNPFESRPQQPRYDDRDRRDYDRRDGDRRDGYDRDGYGRKRKKKEGFLGDLFDF, translated from the coding sequence GTGGATTCCATTGACCTGGTGATGAGCGAACGAAGCGGCGTGGAGATCGACTACTGCCCGCAATGCAGGGGTGTATGGCTGGACCGTGGCGAGTTGGACAAGATCATTGACCGCGTCGCCGCGGAAACAGGCCCTGCGGCCGCCCGTCCTGCAGCTGCACCGGCCCAGCCCCCTATTGCGCCGCCGCCCCTTTACAACCCGTTCGAATCCCGTCCCCAGCAGCCGCGCTATGACGACAGGGACAGGCGTGACTACGACCGTCGGGATGGGGACAGGCGTGATGGCTACGACCGCGATGGATATGGCCGCAAGCGCAAGAAGAAGGAAGGCTTCCTCGGGGACCTGTTCGACTTCTAG
- a CDS encoding FMN reductase: METRRITVLSAGLGVPSSSRLLADQLAASAERQLRAAGYDATIDIIELRDLAVDIANNFVTGYAAPRLAEVIAGVDQSDAIIAVSPVFSASYSGLFKSFIDVLDPKSLDGKAVLLGATGGTDRHQMVLDYAMRPLFTYLRTRIAATGVFAGPQDWGNTDDGGSPLSARVDRAAGELVQLLSGPQPNRKNDALESLPFEQLLAGISAGR, translated from the coding sequence ATGGAAACCCGCCGCATCACCGTACTTTCCGCCGGACTCGGTGTCCCGTCGTCGAGCCGCCTGCTGGCCGACCAACTGGCCGCCTCCGCCGAGCGACAGCTGCGTGCGGCAGGCTACGACGCCACGATCGACATCATCGAACTGCGCGACCTCGCGGTGGACATCGCCAACAACTTTGTGACCGGCTATGCCGCGCCCCGTCTGGCTGAGGTGATTGCCGGCGTCGACCAGTCCGACGCCATCATCGCCGTGAGTCCTGTCTTCAGCGCCTCCTACAGCGGACTCTTCAAGTCGTTCATCGACGTCCTTGATCCGAAGTCCCTGGACGGCAAAGCCGTTCTCCTCGGCGCTACAGGCGGCACGGACCGCCACCAGATGGTGCTCGATTACGCCATGCGGCCGCTGTTCACCTACCTCCGCACCAGGATTGCGGCGACCGGCGTCTTCGCGGGGCCGCAGGACTGGGGAAACACCGACGACGGCGGCTCGCCCCTCTCGGCGCGCGTGGACAGGGCTGCGGGTGAGCTGGTGCAACTGCTCAGTGGCCCCCAGCCAAACCGCAAGAATGATGCCCTTGAGTCATTGCCGTTTGAGCAGCTGCTGGCAGGGATCTCAGCGGGCCGTTAG
- a CDS encoding alpha/beta hydrolase — protein MTSSPDAIQATRRPVLYWASGVCAAALVLVPLWMLIGNPAVLRGHPLMPALLVTAAVVGLLWAVLLWRRRRVSLKRSAWRAVGAWAGRVAVLALVAMLVWLNPFAYQPPAAAGAAAGVSMAEEPTAIVLAPEGGQATKGLVFYPGARVEARAYVDILKPAADAGVLVVILKTPLNLSLLDGNQASGAMAAHPEISTWTVGGHSLGGVSASSFALGNQDVNGLLLYASYPLDSMRDRAGLKVLSISGSKDGLSTPEKINASRELLPLDSTFVEVQGGNHAFFGSYGPQPGDRDPSVDREDAQGQISAATVAFLTELKGR, from the coding sequence ATGACTTCCTCTCCTGACGCCATTCAAGCCACTCGCAGGCCCGTTCTTTACTGGGCGTCCGGAGTGTGCGCGGCGGCTCTGGTCCTTGTTCCCCTGTGGATGCTGATCGGGAATCCCGCCGTTCTGCGCGGCCACCCGTTGATGCCCGCGCTGTTGGTGACTGCCGCCGTCGTCGGCCTTCTTTGGGCTGTCCTGTTGTGGCGGCGCCGCCGCGTTTCCCTGAAGCGTTCTGCATGGCGGGCCGTCGGGGCGTGGGCAGGGCGCGTGGCGGTGCTCGCGCTGGTGGCCATGCTGGTGTGGCTGAACCCTTTCGCGTACCAGCCGCCGGCCGCAGCCGGGGCAGCGGCCGGCGTCTCTATGGCTGAGGAGCCGACGGCGATCGTCCTGGCGCCCGAAGGTGGACAGGCCACCAAGGGCCTCGTCTTCTACCCGGGCGCCCGGGTTGAAGCCAGGGCCTACGTGGATATTCTCAAGCCCGCAGCGGATGCAGGAGTGTTGGTGGTGATTTTGAAGACACCCCTTAATCTCAGTTTGCTGGACGGCAACCAAGCCAGTGGTGCGATGGCGGCGCATCCGGAGATTTCCACGTGGACGGTAGGCGGCCATTCGTTGGGCGGCGTCAGTGCGAGCTCGTTCGCGCTGGGCAACCAGGACGTTAACGGCCTGCTGCTCTACGCCTCCTATCCGCTGGATTCCATGCGCGACCGCGCCGGGCTGAAGGTGCTGTCCATCTCCGGCTCGAAGGACGGACTCAGCACGCCGGAAAAGATCAATGCTTCCCGCGAACTGCTGCCCTTGGATTCCACGTTCGTGGAGGTCCAGGGCGGTAACCACGCGTTCTTCGGCAGCTATGGGCCCCAGCCCGGCGACCGCGACCCTTCTGTGGATCGCGAGGATGCGCAAGGGCAGATTTCCGCGGCCACGGTGGCGTTCCTGACCGAACTGAAGGGGAGATAG
- a CDS encoding alpha/beta hydrolase, with protein sequence MGPLESIQASTGKNQPAGAGRLSRPGRKRSFRLKKLDIAIVLVLIVLLVLSATPWPSAMLIRSVFERGAQATIDEMTPYIPDTPLQTQPGVVYKPGSTFDVFSPEGTTAPLPTVVWIHGGAWISGAQRDVNPYLQIIAAEGYTTIGMSYPIAPEATYPTAVRDINEALAYIKAHAAELNVDTSRIVLAGDSAGAQLASQMTTLTVNPEYANLMGIEPALQKSELAATILHCGVYDLRAMADLSGIVAWGFKTSLWAYTGTKDWSATYAGATMSTIDFVTDDFPPTFISGGNGDGLTWLQSVPYSNRLKDAGVQVTELFWPATHEPELPHEYQFHLNFDEAREARDRTFAFLSTHAPRR encoded by the coding sequence ATGGGACCGTTGGAATCAATCCAAGCCAGCACGGGTAAAAACCAACCAGCAGGCGCGGGTCGGTTGTCGCGGCCGGGGCGAAAACGGTCCTTCCGGCTGAAGAAGCTGGACATCGCGATCGTGCTGGTACTGATCGTCCTGCTGGTGTTGTCGGCGACGCCATGGCCATCGGCCATGCTGATCCGGAGCGTCTTTGAGCGCGGGGCACAGGCAACCATCGATGAAATGACACCGTACATCCCTGATACCCCGCTGCAGACCCAGCCCGGAGTGGTCTACAAGCCCGGTTCAACCTTTGACGTCTTCAGTCCCGAGGGAACCACGGCGCCCCTTCCCACGGTGGTGTGGATTCACGGAGGAGCATGGATTTCCGGTGCGCAACGGGACGTGAATCCGTACCTCCAAATCATCGCTGCCGAGGGATACACCACTATTGGCATGAGTTACCCCATCGCGCCCGAAGCCACGTACCCCACTGCCGTGCGTGACATCAACGAGGCCTTGGCCTACATCAAGGCCCATGCAGCCGAACTGAATGTGGACACCAGCAGGATTGTCCTGGCCGGCGACTCTGCCGGTGCCCAGCTCGCCAGCCAGATGACCACCCTGACCGTAAACCCGGAGTATGCCAACCTGATGGGGATCGAGCCGGCCCTCCAGAAGTCGGAGTTGGCGGCCACCATCCTGCATTGCGGTGTCTATGACCTCCGGGCCATGGCAGACCTCAGCGGGATCGTTGCCTGGGGTTTCAAGACGTCCTTGTGGGCGTACACGGGCACCAAGGATTGGTCCGCCACCTATGCCGGGGCCACCATGTCCACCATTGACTTCGTCACGGACGATTTCCCGCCCACTTTCATCAGTGGTGGGAACGGTGACGGACTCACCTGGCTGCAGTCGGTTCCCTACAGCAACCGCCTCAAGGATGCCGGCGTTCAGGTGACCGAGCTGTTCTGGCCCGCCACCCACGAGCCCGAACTGCCGCACGAGTACCAGTTCCACTTGAACTTTGACGAGGCCCGCGAGGCGCGGGACAGGACGTTTGCTTTCCTCTCCACACACGCCCCGCGGCGCTAA
- a CDS encoding GNAT family N-acetyltransferase, with the protein MSFTIRPALPADVAGILAVELDAGRISATGSGPFAANMTAGMVDPARLVLVAEAQDDTTAAGGSGVVGWAKTHYWDHGDGPAPAGHYLGGVTVRPGFRRRGVAVELTQARLEWVWERAEGAWYVVNARNEASLALHRRWGFTEVARGAAFHTVKFDGGEGVLLRAARPSD; encoded by the coding sequence ATGTCCTTCACGATCCGACCCGCCCTGCCCGCTGACGTGGCGGGCATACTGGCTGTGGAGCTGGACGCGGGTCGTATTTCCGCAACCGGATCGGGGCCGTTCGCCGCGAATATGACCGCTGGTATGGTGGACCCCGCCCGTCTGGTCCTAGTGGCCGAAGCGCAGGATGACACGACGGCGGCTGGAGGTTCCGGCGTCGTGGGCTGGGCGAAAACGCACTACTGGGACCATGGCGACGGCCCGGCACCAGCTGGGCACTATTTGGGTGGCGTCACGGTCCGACCCGGGTTCCGGCGGCGGGGAGTGGCTGTGGAGCTGACCCAGGCCCGCCTTGAGTGGGTGTGGGAGCGGGCTGAGGGTGCCTGGTACGTGGTCAATGCGCGCAACGAGGCCTCGTTGGCTTTGCACCGGCGGTGGGGGTTTACCGAGGTTGCCCGCGGTGCCGCATTCCACACGGTAAAGTTCGACGGCGGCGAAGGCGTCCTGCTGCGGGCGGCGCGACCGTCGGACTGA
- a CDS encoding CaiB/BaiF CoA-transferase family protein: MTQPAIAPLDGVRVLELGNYIAAPTAGRLLADFGAEVIKVERPGSGDELRNWRLHKGTTSMLYRTLNRNKKSVVLDLRTDAGRKAVLELVAKCDILLENFRPGTLEKWGLGPDVLNQANPDLIITRISAFGQTGPLSERPGFAAVAEAYGGFRNLVGDPDRAPVRVGVSIGDSIAGLYAAFGSVMSLYQREARRRDSAGAVPLTERIIDVALNEAMFSMMESLIPDYQAYGVDRQRVGGRMEGIAPSNAYLCKDGSSIVVAGNGDSIFQRYMQTIGRPDLAEDPSLQSNAGRWAQREELDQAIGEWTAGLSAAEALAALEAAGVPAGPIYTAADISTDNQYAARNMIQKFDVSTGEEVLPDVGFPGIVPVIGNQSLPIRNLGPDLGENTQEILGGLLNMDAAQIKAATGHKEALHP; encoded by the coding sequence ATGACACAGCCAGCAATCGCCCCTCTGGACGGTGTCCGGGTCCTGGAACTCGGCAACTACATCGCGGCACCCACGGCAGGACGCCTGCTGGCCGATTTCGGGGCCGAGGTCATCAAGGTGGAGCGGCCCGGGAGCGGCGACGAGCTGCGCAACTGGCGCCTGCACAAAGGCACCACGTCCATGCTCTACCGGACGCTGAACCGCAACAAGAAGTCCGTGGTCCTGGACCTTCGCACCGATGCGGGCAGGAAGGCGGTGCTCGAACTCGTTGCCAAGTGCGACATCCTGCTGGAGAACTTCAGGCCAGGCACCTTGGAAAAGTGGGGCCTGGGACCGGACGTCCTCAACCAAGCGAATCCGGACCTGATCATCACCCGCATCTCAGCCTTTGGGCAGACCGGACCGCTGTCGGAGCGGCCCGGCTTCGCCGCCGTCGCCGAAGCGTACGGCGGGTTCCGCAATCTCGTGGGTGACCCGGACCGTGCTCCTGTCCGGGTAGGCGTTTCCATTGGCGACTCGATCGCGGGACTGTATGCCGCCTTCGGTTCCGTGATGAGCCTGTACCAGCGTGAAGCACGACGCCGGGACTCAGCAGGCGCTGTCCCCCTCACCGAGCGGATTATCGACGTCGCGCTGAACGAGGCCATGTTCTCCATGATGGAATCGCTGATCCCGGACTATCAGGCGTACGGCGTGGACCGGCAACGCGTGGGTGGCCGAATGGAGGGGATTGCGCCGTCCAACGCATACCTGTGCAAGGACGGTTCCAGTATTGTGGTGGCCGGCAACGGCGACTCGATCTTTCAGCGGTACATGCAGACCATTGGGCGCCCGGACCTGGCGGAGGACCCTTCCCTGCAATCGAATGCCGGGCGCTGGGCGCAACGCGAAGAACTGGATCAGGCGATCGGAGAATGGACCGCTGGGCTCTCCGCTGCCGAGGCTCTCGCGGCGCTTGAGGCTGCAGGGGTTCCAGCCGGGCCCATCTACACGGCGGCCGATATCAGCACGGACAACCAGTACGCTGCCCGGAACATGATCCAGAAGTTCGACGTCTCTACCGGCGAGGAAGTCCTCCCCGACGTCGGCTTTCCCGGCATTGTTCCGGTCATTGGCAACCAGTCCCTGCCCATCCGGAACCTGGGACCCGACCTGGGTGAAAATACCCAGGAGATCCTTGGTGGGCTCCTGAACATGGATGCCGCACAGATCAAGGCCGCTACCGGCCACAAGGAGGCCCTCCACCCATGA
- a CDS encoding hydroxymethylglutaryl-CoA lyase: protein MNPYESPLASTLGNVILRDVTLRDGLQLTGKLLPTEQKIQTVRELLRLGVPAIELGSMARADLVPTMANTLDVVRALTPEELEKCWIWVATPGHVAKASAAGARNFQYCLSASDSHNTANIGRTTDESLAALPEAVEYSRAVNGRIQLCIATSFTCPFEGYVPEERILSIANDPRAAGTADIVICDTLGQAVPAQVSRLITRVRDESPERRIVYHGHDTWGLGVANTLAAIQAGAAMVDGALGGLGGCPFAPGASGNTSSEDILFATRPEWLTPGIFGELVALSEKLLAELGEPNRSKAAQGARSKADAFDWVAPAPVQPAP, encoded by the coding sequence ATGAACCCGTACGAAAGCCCCCTGGCCTCAACGCTGGGCAACGTGATCCTGCGTGACGTCACGCTGCGCGACGGACTCCAGCTCACCGGCAAGCTCCTGCCCACCGAACAGAAGATCCAGACCGTACGGGAACTGCTGCGGCTGGGAGTGCCCGCCATCGAGCTGGGCTCCATGGCCCGCGCAGACCTGGTCCCCACCATGGCCAACACCCTGGACGTAGTCCGGGCCCTCACGCCGGAGGAACTGGAAAAGTGTTGGATCTGGGTAGCCACACCCGGACACGTAGCCAAGGCGTCAGCGGCTGGTGCCCGTAATTTCCAGTACTGCTTGTCTGCCTCGGATTCGCACAACACGGCGAACATCGGGCGCACCACGGATGAGAGCCTGGCCGCGCTGCCTGAAGCTGTGGAATACTCCCGTGCCGTGAACGGGCGGATCCAGTTGTGCATTGCGACCTCGTTCACCTGCCCTTTTGAGGGATACGTCCCCGAGGAACGCATCCTTTCCATTGCCAACGATCCCCGTGCTGCAGGCACCGCGGACATCGTCATCTGCGACACCCTGGGCCAGGCCGTCCCTGCGCAGGTTTCCCGCCTTATTACCCGCGTGCGCGACGAGTCCCCTGAGCGCCGGATCGTCTATCACGGGCACGACACCTGGGGCCTGGGGGTGGCGAACACCCTCGCGGCCATTCAAGCCGGCGCCGCCATGGTGGACGGCGCCCTTGGCGGATTGGGTGGTTGCCCGTTCGCCCCCGGCGCCAGCGGCAATACCTCCAGCGAGGACATTCTCTTCGCAACCCGTCCGGAGTGGCTTACTCCCGGGATTTTCGGAGAGCTCGTGGCGCTGTCCGAGAAATTGCTGGCCGAACTTGGTGAACCGAACCGTTCCAAGGCGGCCCAGGGCGCGCGTTCGAAGGCAGACGCTTTTGACTGGGTGGCTCCTGCCCCTGTCCAGCCTGCGCCCTAA
- a CDS encoding SRPBCC family protein gives MSTVTQLFTSPATDVWKVIEDGWLYSGWVVGASRIRAVDDHWPQVGSKLHHSVGSWPFLLDDSSRVTGMDPGKSLELVARGWPLGEAKVLITMEDLGGNQCRVSIEEDAVRGPGKVIPKALRDPVIAVRNRETLRRLALMAAGGAGRKN, from the coding sequence ATGTCCACCGTGACGCAGCTGTTCACGTCCCCCGCCACTGACGTCTGGAAGGTCATCGAAGACGGCTGGCTCTATTCAGGCTGGGTGGTGGGTGCCTCAAGGATCCGCGCCGTTGACGATCACTGGCCGCAGGTAGGTTCCAAGCTGCACCACTCAGTGGGGTCGTGGCCCTTCCTGCTCGACGACAGCAGCAGGGTGACCGGCATGGATCCGGGCAAGTCGCTGGAACTTGTGGCCAGGGGCTGGCCCTTGGGCGAGGCCAAAGTGCTGATCACCATGGAAGACCTTGGGGGTAACCAGTGCAGGGTCTCCATTGAAGAGGACGCCGTGCGTGGTCCTGGAAAAGTGATACCCAAGGCCCTGCGGGACCCGGTGATAGCTGTGCGCAACCGCGAGACACTGAGGCGTTTGGCACTGATGGCTGCGGGTGGAGCAGGCAGGAAGAACTAG
- a CDS encoding DUF4287 domain-containing protein, protein MSFQAYLDAIEDKTGLTPRELVGIAESKGFNDPSVKAGTILEWLKADYDLGRGHGMALVHVIKKGPQIDGKHVGSDGTHRDESDMLWLDGKATNPGS, encoded by the coding sequence ATGTCATTCCAGGCTTACCTCGATGCCATTGAAGACAAAACCGGGCTCACTCCGCGGGAATTGGTGGGGATCGCCGAATCCAAAGGATTCAATGATCCTTCCGTGAAAGCCGGGACCATCCTTGAATGGCTCAAAGCTGACTACGACCTCGGGCGGGGACACGGAATGGCCTTGGTTCACGTCATCAAGAAGGGGCCACAGATCGACGGCAAGCATGTGGGATCGGACGGAACGCACCGCGACGAGTCGGACATGCTCTGGTTGGACGGCAAGGCCACCAATCCGGGCTCCTGA
- a CDS encoding diacylglycerol kinase family protein, with amino-acid sequence MDSARTFESIVIIFNPNSTGDAPELAQQLHDRLKELLTYQPEITLQPTEHAGHAVDLAREAASKGGDVLVVSVSGDGGYNEVVNGVMQAGNPKAVCAVRAAGNANDHSRIIATKPLEEAIAEGRVHNIDLLRIHTGQKENEPLQYAHSYIGFGLTPVVATELEKGSKGALKEMVTVIQTFSKFEPFGIRMADGKRRKFDSLVFANINEMAKYATLSEAENHPSDGKFEVIVFPHMPKWRTLLTALKATTQGLGDQPSVSRYEFTTLKPLPYQMDGEVKSVEANVKVIVECAPGALATLG; translated from the coding sequence GTGGATTCTGCCCGGACCTTTGAGTCGATCGTCATCATCTTTAACCCCAACAGCACCGGGGACGCGCCCGAGTTGGCGCAGCAGCTGCATGACCGCCTGAAGGAACTCCTCACGTACCAGCCTGAGATCACGCTCCAGCCCACCGAGCACGCCGGGCATGCCGTGGACCTGGCCCGTGAAGCTGCCTCAAAGGGCGGCGACGTCCTGGTGGTTTCCGTCAGTGGCGATGGCGGCTACAACGAGGTGGTCAACGGTGTGATGCAGGCCGGGAACCCGAAGGCAGTGTGCGCCGTCAGGGCTGCGGGTAACGCCAATGACCACAGCAGGATCATTGCCACCAAGCCGTTGGAAGAGGCAATTGCGGAGGGGCGGGTCCATAACATCGACCTCCTCCGGATCCACACGGGACAAAAAGAGAATGAGCCGCTCCAGTATGCGCATTCGTACATCGGTTTCGGCCTTACTCCGGTGGTGGCCACTGAGCTTGAAAAGGGCAGCAAGGGTGCTCTGAAGGAAATGGTCACGGTGATCCAGACCTTTTCCAAGTTCGAGCCCTTCGGCATCCGTATGGCTGACGGGAAGCGCAGGAAGTTCGACAGCCTGGTCTTCGCCAATATCAATGAAATGGCCAAGTACGCCACGTTGAGTGAGGCGGAGAACCACCCTTCGGACGGCAAGTTCGAGGTCATCGTTTTCCCGCACATGCCAAAATGGCGGACGCTGCTGACGGCATTGAAGGCCACCACGCAGGGCCTGGGTGACCAGCCGAGCGTGAGCCGCTACGAATTCACCACGCTCAAGCCGCTCCCGTACCAGATGGACGGCGAAGTGAAGAGCGTCGAGGCCAACGTCAAGGTCATTGTGGAGTGCGCTCCGGGGGCCCTGGCCACGCTCGGTTAG
- a CDS encoding class I SAM-dependent methyltransferase: MRDFESLVAEAEEADVNGWGFGWLEGRATEERPPWGFAKLLAGRLAAVRSALDLDTGGGEVLSEAARFPEVMAATEGWPPNAQKARELLGPRRVEIVETTAGSGLPFPDGSFELVTARHPVSPDWAEIHRVLAPGGHYFAQHVGPASAFELIEHFLGPLPEERKGRDPHSEAAAAEAAGLTITGLQTARSRMKFFDVGAVVWILRKCVWWVPGFTPEGYEEKLRELDRRMRAGQPFVAHSTRHLIEAGKLTAAPGHQGLPLPS, encoded by the coding sequence ATGCGTGATTTTGAGAGCTTGGTAGCTGAGGCTGAGGAAGCCGACGTGAACGGCTGGGGATTCGGCTGGCTGGAGGGACGGGCCACCGAGGAACGGCCGCCCTGGGGATTCGCGAAGCTCTTGGCGGGCCGCCTTGCTGCTGTGCGCAGTGCCCTCGACCTGGACACAGGGGGCGGGGAGGTCCTCTCCGAAGCTGCCCGGTTTCCGGAGGTCATGGCTGCCACCGAGGGCTGGCCGCCCAACGCGCAAAAGGCCCGTGAATTGCTGGGTCCGCGCAGGGTGGAGATCGTGGAAACAACGGCAGGTTCCGGGCTGCCTTTCCCGGACGGGTCTTTTGAATTGGTGACGGCGCGTCATCCCGTCAGCCCGGACTGGGCAGAAATCCACCGCGTTCTTGCCCCCGGCGGCCACTATTTCGCGCAGCATGTGGGGCCGGCGTCGGCCTTTGAGCTGATTGAACATTTTCTCGGCCCCCTGCCGGAAGAGCGGAAGGGCCGTGATCCACACTCCGAGGCAGCTGCCGCGGAAGCTGCGGGCCTGACAATTACCGGCCTCCAAACAGCCAGGAGCCGCATGAAGTTTTTCGACGTAGGCGCCGTGGTGTGGATCCTGCGCAAATGTGTGTGGTGGGTTCCCGGCTTTACACCGGAGGGCTACGAGGAAAAGCTCAGGGAGCTGGACCGCCGGATGCGGGCGGGACAGCCGTTTGTTGCCCACTCAACGCGGCACCTGATCGAGGCAGGCAAACTTACAGCAGCGCCCGGGCATCAAGGTCTTCCATTGCCCAGCTGA
- a CDS encoding ABC transporter ATP-binding protein, whose amino-acid sequence MGTVLEAEGLLVGYAGAPVCGEVTASVDAGEVLGIVGDNGAGKSTVARTLVGRQASLAGEVKVHGLLIDPDAVPFRRQVSAVFDDDLFFPSLTVREHLLLIARGHSLDAPEERVEEELAFFGLTGRSHAIPDALSSGQRRRLLLAAGLIRPSSLLVLDEPEQRLDPRMRIALGQRITAHAKNGGAVVLVTHDPQLLLATASTCLVIDEEVREFDPEQGASIIAGS is encoded by the coding sequence ATGGGGACAGTTTTGGAGGCCGAAGGCCTGTTGGTCGGTTATGCCGGAGCCCCGGTATGCGGCGAAGTTACTGCGTCTGTCGACGCTGGTGAAGTGCTGGGGATCGTGGGCGACAACGGCGCAGGAAAGTCCACGGTGGCACGCACCCTCGTTGGACGGCAGGCGTCCCTGGCCGGCGAAGTGAAAGTCCACGGCCTCCTCATCGACCCGGACGCTGTCCCCTTCCGCCGGCAGGTCTCCGCGGTGTTTGACGACGACCTCTTCTTCCCCTCCCTCACCGTCCGGGAACATCTGCTCCTCATTGCCCGCGGCCATTCCCTGGACGCCCCTGAAGAGCGGGTGGAGGAAGAGCTGGCGTTCTTCGGACTCACAGGCAGGTCCCACGCAATACCTGATGCTCTTTCTTCCGGTCAGCGGCGCCGGCTGTTGCTGGCAGCCGGACTGATCCGCCCGTCGTCGCTCCTGGTTCTTGACGAGCCCGAGCAACGGCTCGATCCGCGCATGAGGATTGCGCTGGGCCAGCGCATCACAGCCCATGCCAAGAACGGTGGTGCGGTGGTTTTGGTTACCCACGATCCCCAATTGCTCCTGGCCACGGCGTCCACATGCTTGGTCATTGACGAGGAAGTCCGGGAATTCGATCCGGAACAGGGGGCCTCGATCATTGCCGGCTCCTGA
- a CDS encoding DUF6297 family protein, producing the protein MLDLEPSRQNRKLAADLVRFTRRSARRYKRSRTSWGDRIVDAYSWGLGIGVALTIAASFVLALRNEIADRASTTNSIIDERWLVLPETVLWTSVTFAVLMVISNLARKLGPITANGPESTWWLSLPVDRRPMVLPSFLRKVTLTAAGSGIVYLPFSLVTAVDRTPSEHLLAALSFGGAAAVAMAMAAVQQLGWLGPRAGKAATTAALLACAVLPSLSGSPWPAALVAAAAVGLLALVAPRAGKVRGEELVRGGAVAGHAGASLFLMDSNEVLRALGGGRQRVDGGRAGRFYARPARGPLGSLIRADAVAFLRLNPPLIPAGLWLAACVAILLVEGGLPEFAQLAVIVIAGCATASGMGTVVRKTALVPELDALLPLHPALVKTSRALMPCLAMAAWMATLSGLLVLLGAADPWLVGVGGLAGVGMGAGTLRAAARTPPDWTAPPVETPFGPVPRAQLGSLLRGLDVTILATIPLLVALYLGYVPWSVLMVQAAFSAGIFLMVVLARPKQP; encoded by the coding sequence ATGCTCGACCTTGAACCGTCGAGGCAAAACAGGAAGCTGGCCGCAGATCTTGTCCGGTTCACGCGCCGATCCGCCCGACGCTACAAACGCAGCCGGACCTCCTGGGGTGACCGTATTGTGGACGCCTACAGCTGGGGGCTGGGGATCGGCGTCGCCCTCACCATCGCGGCCTCGTTCGTTCTGGCGCTGCGCAACGAGATTGCGGACAGGGCGTCCACAACCAACAGCATCATCGACGAACGGTGGTTGGTTCTTCCGGAAACCGTGTTGTGGACTTCAGTAACTTTCGCGGTCCTCATGGTCATCAGCAACCTGGCGCGAAAGCTTGGGCCCATAACGGCAAATGGGCCAGAAAGTACCTGGTGGCTGTCGCTGCCGGTGGACCGCCGGCCCATGGTCCTGCCGTCGTTCCTCCGCAAGGTCACGCTTACGGCGGCAGGTTCGGGCATCGTCTACTTGCCCTTCAGCCTGGTGACCGCCGTTGACCGCACCCCCAGTGAACATCTTCTCGCTGCACTTTCCTTTGGCGGCGCCGCTGCTGTTGCCATGGCGATGGCGGCAGTGCAGCAACTGGGCTGGTTGGGACCGCGCGCAGGTAAAGCTGCGACGACGGCGGCCCTCCTCGCCTGCGCAGTCCTGCCGTCACTGTCCGGATCGCCTTGGCCGGCGGCGCTGGTAGCCGCTGCCGCCGTCGGACTACTGGCGCTGGTGGCGCCCCGCGCCGGTAAGGTGCGGGGTGAAGAGCTGGTTCGCGGTGGTGCCGTGGCCGGCCACGCCGGCGCGTCGCTGTTCCTGATGGACTCCAACGAGGTACTTCGGGCCTTGGGTGGCGGCCGTCAAAGGGTCGACGGCGGCAGGGCCGGCCGCTTCTACGCCCGGCCGGCGCGTGGTCCACTGGGCTCGCTGATCCGTGCTGACGCCGTTGCCTTCCTCCGCCTGAATCCCCCGCTGATCCCAGCCGGCCTATGGCTTGCGGCCTGCGTGGCGATCCTCCTCGTAGAAGGCGGCCTGCCCGAGTTCGCGCAGCTTGCGGTGATCGTGATCGCGGGATGCGCCACTGCGTCCGGCATGGGAACCGTGGTCCGCAAGACCGCGCTGGTTCCTGAGCTCGATGCCCTGCTGCCCTTGCATCCGGCACTGGTGAAGACCAGCCGCGCCCTGATGCCGTGCCTGGCCATGGCCGCGTGGATGGCGACGCTCAGCGGGCTGTTGGTTCTTTTGGGCGCTGCGGATCCGTGGTTGGTCGGTGTTGGCGGCCTTGCGGGCGTGGGCATGGGTGCGGGCACTCTCCGGGCGGCCGCCAGGACCCCGCCGGACTGGACAGCTCCGCCGGTTGAAACCCCCTTTGGCCCTGTACCACGCGCCCAGTTGGGGTCCCTGCTCCGCGGACTGGATGTAACCATCCTGGCGACAATTCCATTGCTGGTGGCCCTTTACCTGGGGTACGTCCCGTGGTCCGTACTGATGGTGCAGGCCGCATTCAGTGCAGGGATCTTCCTGATGGTTGTGTTGGCGCGGCCAAAGCAGCCCTGA